In Plasmodium falciparum 3D7 genome assembly, chromosome: 8, the following proteins share a genomic window:
- a CDS encoding protein MPODD, putative, producing MIKLPFYSFNKNSLLVQCLKSACVYYIPQNLLVLSAFIFYKYKKSQFTNGKRIPITNCNEAIHNFVVEKKLKKDDIQIQKKKNVYIISLV from the exons atgattaAATTACCTTTTTAtagttttaataaaaattcctTACTTGTACAATGTTTGAAATCAGCATGTGTATATTACATCCCTCAGAATTTATTGGTTCTTAgtgcttttattttttataaatataag aAAAGTCAATTTACTAATGGCAAAAGGATTCCTATAACAAACTGCAATGAAGCAATACATAATTTTGTggttgaaaaaaaattaaaaaaagatgacATACAaatacagaaaaaaaaaaatgtatacatcATATCGTTagtttga
- a CDS encoding coatomer subunit epsilon, putative: MDTPLQIRDFFYGGFNKHCLSYFENVKDEKEKKECEEFIYQIYMMENIKKDAILKLKNEKNENLYLLYLYYKYYYMNDKENVLNEIKQLNTSSCNANILKSRIFFDNDLLDECFDLLENGTIEIKAAKIFFLLNINRQDIVNEIIKDFLHMNEEIPIIKIVLAIYYLFNDNNKESFLIFDDLESLYGSMINDHSNIILNGKAVASILNYEFNDAKEFLKNQINNGDILYNLITCSLYLYELDEANEYLTKLYDNYSSHDSLKVLKKIDDEVDNFVSEF; encoded by the exons atggATACACCATTACAa attcGAGACTTCTTTTATGGAGGTTTTAATAAGCACTGCCTGAGTTATTTTGAAAATGTAAAAgacgaaaaagaaaagaaggaATGTGAAGAATTCATATATCAGATATATATgatggaaaatataaaaaaggatgccatattaaaattaaagaatgagaagaatgaaaatttatatttgttatatttatattataaatattattatatgaatgataaagaaaatgtattaaatgaaataaaacaattaaaTACTTCTTCTTGTAATgctaatattttaaaaagtagAATATTCTTTGATAATGATTTATTAGATGAATGTTTTGATTTATTAGAAAATGGTACTATAGAAATTAAAGCAGccaaaatttttttcttattaaatataaatagacAAGATATAGtaaatgaaattataaaagattttttacatatgaatgaagaaatacctattattaaaattgtgttagctatttattatttatttaatgataataataaagaatcctttttaatttttgatgATTTAGAATCTTTATATGGATCAATGATTAATGACCATTCTAACATTATATTAAATGGAAAGGCAGTAGCAAGCATACTAAATTATGAATTTAATGACGCTaaagaatttttaaaaaatcaaataaataacggtgatattctatataatttaataacatgctcattgtatttatatgaacTTGATGAAGCTAATGAATATTTAACAAAACTCtatgataattattcttCACATGATAGTTTAAaagttttgaaaaaaattgatGATGAAGTGGATAATTTTGTTAGTGAATTCTGa